Proteins encoded in a region of the Triplophysa rosa linkage group LG14, Trosa_1v2, whole genome shotgun sequence genome:
- the p2ry12 gene encoding P2Y purinoceptor 12 — protein MELTTALAEVTDTYSNQSGRNHTSDACSRESTLKTTVFPILYSILFTLGLSLNGLAAWVFLRIPSKSHFIIYLKNIVVADIIMTLTFPFKIFADSNVASVGMRVFVCRMSSVLFYLTMYISILFFGLISVDRCRKTMQPFVGTNARRLLHRKLLAGFIWTTLVTICLPNVILTSLPNTSARFKCSDLKTQMGLRWHEVVNHICQVIFWGNLVTVIICYALISKELYKSYARTRAGHATRTGQQKKGSIQANVFLVMAVFFVCFVPFHFARVPYTISQTQGRLFNCVQKLFFFQLKESTLWLSSLNSVLDPLIYFFLCKSFRSSLLNTICLSRRCCRDLGTDTVSTQT, from the coding sequence ATGGAGTTGACAACAGCACTGGCAGAGGTCACGGACACTTACTCAAACCAGAGCGGTCGAAATCACACATCGGATGCCTGTTCCCGTGAAAGTACTCTAAAGACGACGGTGTTCCCCATCCTCTACTCCATTCTCTTCACCCTCGGCCTGTCGCTGAATGGCCTGGCAGCATGGGTTTTCCTCAGAATCCCCAGTAAATCTCACTTTATCATCTACTTGAAGAACATCGTTGTGGCCGATATCATCATGACGCTCACCTTCCCCTTTAAGATCTTTGCCGACTCAAACGTCGCATCGGTCGGAATGCGTGTCTTTGTCTGTCGCATGTCGTCCGTGCTCTTCTACCTCACCATGTACATCAGCATTCTGTTCTTTGGCCTGATCAGTGTGGATCGCTGCAGAAAGACCATGCAGCCTTTTGTCGGCACCAACGCTAGACGCCTGCTGCACAGAAAGCTCCTCGCAGGCTTCATATGGACGACGCTTGTGACTATTTGCCTGCCAAACGTCATTCTGACTAGTCTTCCGAACACGTCGGCTCGCTTCAAGTGCAGTGATCTGAAGACACAGATGGGACTGCGGTGGCATGAGGTGGTCAACCATATTTGCCAGGTAATCTTCTGGGGAAACCTCGTGACCGTGATAATATGTTACGCTCTCATCTCGAAAGAGCTCTACAAGTCTTACGCCCGAACACGAGCTGGACATGCGACACGGACTGGACAGCAGAAGAAAGGCAGCATACAGGCAAATGTCTTCCTTGTGATGGCGGTCTTCTTCGTTTGCTTTGTACCCTTTCATTTCGCCCGAGTACCGTACACCATCAGCCAGACACAAGGACGACTCTTTAACTGCGTGCAaaagttgtttttctttcagttgAAGGAGAGCACGCTGTGGCTTTCCTCCCTCAATTCTGTGCTGGATCCACTCATCTACTTCTTCCTCTGCAAGTCCTTCAGGAGCTCTCTGTTGAACACCATCTGTTTGTCGCGCAGATGCTGCAGAGATCTCGGCACAGACACGGTCAGTACGCAGACGTGA